GCTTAGAAAATTGTGGTTTgcttttgataaaattcgtattaaagaaatataaaatcGGGGACTTCAGCTTTGTTCTATTCAGTTGAATGTTAGGCAGCAGTTATATGCTAATACATTTCTCAGGATATTTCATAACCGTATTCgatatatatttggaaGTTCAGCTAGATCTCGTAGAACAATTGATCATACTTACAGAAGTGCCTTTCGAGTATTCTATTATACAAAGTTTTgtctttgaattttctgaattgacaatattaattattcaatatcttattaaaaactaaataaaaaaatttaacgTCtacatagatatatatatatactgaCAGATATAGATAGTAAGGTTTacaatttttcttctgcTAAAATTACTTAATTGCCtctcaaaaaatattattctcTTATCAATTGCTTCATACATACGTATTTATTATGTTATAGAATTgctattttaaatatgcTTGTTTTTTATAAGAATAACTATATACAATATAGActgtaaaatattttaaactaATATCATGGTTTACTTCGTTGGAAACCAGCCTTTAGAGATCGGAACTCTGTTTCAAAATTCACTGGGGAAAAATTATAGGAACCCAGATAATTCTGttaagaaagaaaatatacCATTTAACCTCGATGTAAATTACATTCCCATAGACTACGATTATGACGCTAAATTGGtaaaatttaacaataatagTTATACCAATGACCAGGATGAGTTTTCTGACGTTCCGCAACCAACTGAGGACACTAATGTTTCTGTGGCCCAACAACCGGATTCAATGGTAGAGACAGAATTACCCAAGTCCttcaatataaataacGTTTCAAGGATGTCAGAACCCAgttcaaatttattaatggaTTCCTCTGTTAATAATAACCTATTTCAAGACGTAATTTCTAACGCAAGctataatattaatagcAAAGAAACTTATAAAAATAGAACTGGAGAAATTGATAGGTACTATAATGATAGTATGAAAggtgaagatgatgaagagtCAATTAAAGTTGATATTAACGACTTTTTGTCAAACGATGGTAAGATAGAGTCATTCAATGAAATGATGCTGCCTGATCGAAATAAATTACATTTACAATTATTGAACACATTTGATTCGTATGTTCCAGTAGATGAAAATATACATTCGGATTCAATACTAGATGCCCCTAATCTAATCAAATCTGCTGAACTTACAAACCTGAGAAGGTTGTCGAGAAGTGCGAAGCCTGTCATTTCCAATAAATCTTCGACAATTTTATATGGTCAAGCAAATAATCCACGTAACACAGTCGGTTTAAAATCGCAAAAGATAGATCCACCACTTATACAAAATAAACATGATTTGGTgtcaaataaaatgaaaggAATGAATAACACATCAGAACATaaacataaatataaaacaataattaaagtccaaaattctaaaaatttgaaaaaatccaataatattgttgaaaa
The nucleotide sequence above comes from Tetrapisispora phaffii CBS 4417 chromosome 3, complete genome. Encoded proteins:
- the HMS1 gene encoding Hms1p (similar to Saccharomyces cerevisiae HMS1 (YOR032C); ancestral locus Anc_5.624), whose product is MVYFVGNQPLEIGTLFQNSLGKNYRNPDNSVKKENIPFNLDVNYIPIDYDYDAKLVKFNNNSYTNDQDEFSDVPQPTEDTNVSVAQQPDSMVETELPKSFNINNVSRMSEPSSNLLMDSSVNNNLFQDVISNASYNINSKETYKNRTGEIDRYYNDSMKGEDDEESIKVDINDFLSNDGKIESFNEMMLPDRNKLHLQLLNTFDSYVPVDENIHSDSILDAPNLIKSAELTNLRRLSRSAKPVISNKSSTILYGQANNPRNTVGLKSQKIDPPLIQNKHDLVSNKMKGMNNTSEHKHKYKTIIKVQNSKNLKKSNNIVEKRYRSNINEKMTYLKEIVPSLRVASKRENGIPIIKEDSIDLDGLQPAKKLNKASILLKTIEYIRHLENKCHNGIQGNNNTNDRYRN